The Juglans regia cultivar Chandler chromosome 16, Walnut 2.0, whole genome shotgun sequence nucleotide sequence gAAAGACACGCGTCAAGCCTACGTTGGTAGTTCTGTGCTACACCCCAAGCACTAAATGCGGGATGAAATACACTGTGCTCAGTAGCCTACTGAGCATATCTCTGTTCCTACCGATGAGATGCAGAAATGTACGGATCTCGTTAACAAACCAAAGCGTGGATTGGTAGAGACTACCAGCATGCCCTGGTCTCAGAACCACTTGATTCTTGAGCATCACCAACCTCGAAAATCAGCGTAGGTGTCTTAACTGAGAGAGAGCATGGTGCTTCTTCTGCATACAAAAAGACACTCCCCCGACGCTGCTGagacttctctctctctctctctctctctctctctctctcgttttcttGGGTTCTTGGTTTTGTCTACTCTCTGcaagaattttcattttttggtttgaatgtGCAGGAAAAAGAGTTTCTTTGATACTATCACGTGATTCTCCTTTTGTTAAAGTGGATTCTTACGTGACACTTCATACATATTTCTTTGTATTGATGTTTGAAGAGAATTAAGGATATTCTCAATTCAACAGAGATAATAAAGCAAACTCTTGCAAGAAAGGAGATGAAGTTCGGGAAAGAGTTCAAGAAACAAAAGGTGCCCGAGTGGACAGAAGTGTATATGGACTATAATGGCCTCAAAAGAATACTAAGAGAGGTAATGCGTTACAAGCAGAGCCTCCTGCATCCTGCACTCATGCACAACAGAGCCTCACAGCAGAAGCAGATCACATTCATGGACAGTACTGCCTTCAGTACTGCGCAACACCTGCAATCTAGCAATCTTAATCAAAGTAAAACGGACGTCGAGAACCAAGTTATAGATGTTGACACGTTACAGCGAGATGGTTCCAAAAAGATATACAAGACCATGTTCCTCGGTCGGTCGGAGGATGGAGGAGATGTCGAGACGATGTTTTTCGCAAAACTTGATGAACAACTCAACAAGGTCAACACTTTCTACAAGGACAAGGTGAAGGCTCTGATTCATGAAGCTACACTGTTGAATAAACAAATGGATGCTCTCATTGCATTGCGGATCAAGGTGCGGAACCCTCATCTTAATCGCTCTAATTTAAAGATCAGACGTAGTCTTTCCAATGCTGCTTTGAGGATGCCCCCAACTAACATCACTTCAAAGGGAGATAAGAGTTCAGGTAAATGCTATGCAGTCCTAATACCATCAATTAggtatttttctttgttaaattAGGAAGATGTTTGACATATCATGACAAAGTTTACATGTTCACAAAAGTTTTGGATTGTGCTTTATTCAGAGCAGTTAAAAAGCAGCTTGTTGCTTCTTTATAGTCTGCTACACATCCTACAAAACTGGTGAACTTGGTCTGGAAAGTCACAACGTCTAGCGTTGTGAGTGAAGTGTGGAGGCCATGTTATTCCTATTGCACGATTTACTgccaaatgcatgtgaattaGGCCTGTGGCTATAAGTCTGAGAGAGTTCATTTGAGCAATAATCATAAACTTGGACTAGTATTGATGTAGTTCTCATTCATAATCACAATAACTCTGTTTACTTGAGAGATCATGTGATTCTTTGAATGGACAATCTTACCGCCCGCCAAATGTACAGGAAAGGAGCATATGGGTTTGACTCCTGAAGTAGATACAATTTATGATCATAAAAAAGACGAATCTACTGCTGAGAAAGAACTCAATTCAGCACGCACCACCGGTTGTAGTACTGATCATGGAGAGCAGGTGAGGAATCATGACTACCAACAAGATCCTCTAAAAATTCTTGATCACGTGAAGATTAACAACACACTTGACTCGCCAATTTCAACCATAAGAGGTGTTTTCAAGGATTCCAAAGAACAGGACTTGAGTTTTAATAAGGAGGAACTAAGAAGAGTTGAAGAACAACTGAGACATGCGTTTATTGAATTCTACAACAAGCTGCGTCTTCTAAAGCACTACAGGTGATAAACTGTTTGTGCAGGCACATAAGATAAGGTCTTGACTTTTATGTTGTACAATTTTAGGTACttattcgtttttttttttcaaatggatgaaCCAGTTTTATGAACCTTTCTGCATTTTCCAAGATAATGAAAAAGTACGAAAAGGTCAGACATAAACTTATagtgtatctttttttttagacaCTAAAAATTATGGTTGCATTTCAATTACAAATAGTTTTCTGTTTAACTTATTGAATTGATGCAGATCACATCAAGGAGAGCAACCAGATCATACATGAAAATAGTGGATAACTCTTACCTTGGCAATTCTGATGAGGTTTCTTGGATTTCAGTTATTCCATCTTAACATTTTCCCCTTGTTTTTGCCTATGTCTACTTATTAGATATTGAAATGCATAATGAATCCAGAGATCAttccactaattttttttttatcagtaaagaagaactttattaatgagaaaagtaggcatagcccactGATCGATTCCGTTGATTTAGGTCTGGTGCTAAAAATCTTGCTTTGCCTTGGTGGTTGGAATATCTTTCACGAACAAAATGTTTAATCAATCCACATCCACATGCAGAATTCAATAATCAATTGCTTTGACTCAGAATATGACCATCTCGAAGAGAGAACAATTTACAAAGGATAGATTACCTTCTGTTTTGTAGGCAGGGGCCAAAATCGAACTTCGAAGAGATTCCACGGCGCTtacgcactcacgactgcaactataatttttcaaacaaaaatatagcTCTCTTTAGGTAGTTTAATCACGTTATTTACTTGTAGGTTACTAGTCTCCTGGAGAGGGTGGAAGGTATCTTCATCAAGAACTTTTCAAACTCAAATCGTAGAAAGGGCATGGAGTCATTGAGGCCAAAAGCAAAAAGAGAAAAGCACAGTGTGACATTTCTTTCAGGTAAGTTTGTCAAGAAATGATTTTGCAGTTCTGGTTCTGCGGCCTGCATTGactaacttttatttttttcatgtttattttaGGCTTCTTTTCAGGTTGTTCAATTGCTCTACTAGTTGCTATTGCTTTAAGAATAGACGCTGGTAATCTGATGAATAAGGAGGAGGGAACACAGTACATGGAAAACATTTTCCCACTATACACGTAACAAAGGACCTCCCTGAAACGTCTATTCACTTATCCATAAATTTTAATGTACATAGaaaaatttcaaacatttttattcaCTATACATTTTCCCTCGCTTGCAGTTTATTTGCATATGCTGTACTACATATGCTCATGTATGCTGCAAACATATACTTCTGGAGGCGTTATCATGTCAACTATCCATTtatatttggtttcaagcgagGGACTGAGTTGGGCTACCGAGAAGTTTTCCTCCTCAGCACTGGTCTTGCAGTACTTGCATCAGCTGGTTTCCTAGCAAACTTGCATCTGGACATGGATTCAAGTACTCATGGCTACAAGACGGTCTCTAAAATGGTTCCTCTGAGCTTGGTCACTGTAAGATTTATAAAGTAGAAAAGCAATGTCTTCTAGAGTTCCTTGAACTTGGTTGTTACATCTAATTCCAGCTACAAGAGTACATGACTGTTGCCTATTCATCTTTCTCGCCAAACTTGTAATACTTATATAGGAGGGAAATGGTGGTGAATAGGATCCTACATTGTCTAGGCGTGAGGAGTTTTTCAGTTTATAATGATTCCGAGAAGCTCAAATCATAACattaactagtcattttagagtataagcCTAGAAGTGGCTTGGACTTTCTCTAGCTAGGTCGTTACAAAATTTTAGCCTAATGCTCTAGTTACATGCATAAGACAAAACTTCCTCAGATTTTAACTTCAAAATTTCTGTGTGCAGTTTGTGCTTGTGATCACCTTCTGCCCTTTCAACATTATATACCGTTCAAGTCGCTTCTTCTTCATTAAACGTGTTTTCCGCTGTATATGTGCCCCTCTCTACCCGG carries:
- the LOC109022085 gene encoding phosphate transporter PHO1 homolog 10-like isoform X2, with the protein product MKFGKEFKKQKVPEWTEVYMDYNGLKRILREVMRYKQSLLHPALMHNRASQQKQITFMDSTAFSTAQHLQSSNLNQSKTDVENQVIDVDTLQRDGSKKIYKTMFLGRSEDGGDVETMFFAKLDEQLNKVNTFYKDKVKALIHEATLLNKQMDALIALRIKVRNPHLNRSNLKIRRSLSNAALRMPPTNITSKGDKSSGKEHMGLTPEVDTIYDHKKDESTAEKELNSARTTGCSTDHGEQVRNHDYQQDPLKILDHVKINNTLDSPISTIRGVFKDSKEQDLSFNKEELRRVEEQLRHAFIEFYNKLRLLKHYSFMNLSAFSKIMKKYEKITSRRATRSYMKIVDNSYLGNSDEVTSLLERVEGIFIKNFSNSNRRKGMESLRPKAKREKHSVTFLSGFFSGCSIALLVAIALRIDAGNLMNKEEGTQYMENIFPLYTLFAYAVLHMLMYAANIYFWRRYHVNYPFIFGFKRGTELGYREVFLLSTGLAVLASAGFLANLHLDMDSSTHGYKTVSKMVPLSLVTFVLVITFCPFNIIYRSSRFFFIKRVFRCICAPLYPVTLPDFLLADQLTSQVQAFRSFELYICYYGLGEYSRRQNRCHRHEVYNTFYFIVAVIPYWLRFLQCIRRFYEDKDAMHGYNGLKYFLTIVAVIIRTAFELKKRIAWMVFALVSSAIAVTMNTYWDIVVDWGLLQRKSRNRLLRDKLLISRKCVYFAAMFLNIVLRLAWMQLVLGFRLHSLRKMTITTTMSCLEIIRRGIWSFFRLENEHLNNVGKYRAFKSVPLPFSYNENEDDDDETEDDEDDKDD
- the LOC109022085 gene encoding phosphate transporter PHO1 homolog 10-like isoform X1; translation: MKFGKEFKKQKVPEWTEVYMDYNGLKRILREVMRYKQSLLHPALMHNRASQQKQITFMDSTAFSTAQHLQSSNLNQSKTDVENQVIDVDTLQRDGSKKIYKTMFLGRSEDGGDVETMFFAKLDEQLNKVNTFYKDKVKALIHEATLLNKQMDALIALRIKVRNPHLNRSNLKIRRSLSNAALRMPPTNITSKGDKSSGKEHMGLTPEVDTIYDHKKDESTAEKELNSARTTGCSTDHGEQVRNHDYQQDPLKILDHVKINNTLDSPISTIRGVFKDSKEQDLSFNKEELRRVEEQLRHAFIEFYNKLRLLKHYSFMNLSAFSKIMKKYEKITSRRATRSYMKIVDNSYLGNSDEVSWISVTSLLERVEGIFIKNFSNSNRRKGMESLRPKAKREKHSVTFLSGFFSGCSIALLVAIALRIDAGNLMNKEEGTQYMENIFPLYTLFAYAVLHMLMYAANIYFWRRYHVNYPFIFGFKRGTELGYREVFLLSTGLAVLASAGFLANLHLDMDSSTHGYKTVSKMVPLSLVTFVLVITFCPFNIIYRSSRFFFIKRVFRCICAPLYPVTLPDFLLADQLTSQVQAFRSFELYICYYGLGEYSRRQNRCHRHEVYNTFYFIVAVIPYWLRFLQCIRRFYEDKDAMHGYNGLKYFLTIVAVIIRTAFELKKRIAWMVFALVSSAIAVTMNTYWDIVVDWGLLQRKSRNRLLRDKLLISRKCVYFAAMFLNIVLRLAWMQLVLGFRLHSLRKMTITTTMSCLEIIRRGIWSFFRLENEHLNNVGKYRAFKSVPLPFSYNENEDDDDETEDDEDDKDD
- the LOC109022085 gene encoding phosphate transporter PHO1 homolog 10-like isoform X3 gives rise to the protein MKFGKEFKKQKVPEWTEVYMDYNGLKRILREVMRYKQSLLHPALMHNRASQQKQITFMDSTAFSTAQHLQSSNLNQSKTDVENQVIDVDTLQRDGSKKIYKTMFLGRSEDGGDVETMFFAKLDEQLNKVNTFYKDKVKALIHEATLLNKQMDALIALRIKVRNPHLNRSNLKIRRSLSNAALRMPPTNITSKGDKSSGKEHMGLTPEVDTIYDHKKDESTAEKELNSARTTGCSTDHGEQVRNHDYQQDPLKILDHVKINNTLDSPISTIRGVFKDSKEQDLSFNKEELRRVEEQLRHAFIEFYNKLRLLKHYSFMNLSAFSKIMKKYEKITSRRATRSYMKIVDNSYLGNSDEVSWISVTSLLERVEGIFIKNFSNSNRRKGMESLRPKAKREKHSVTFLSGFFSGCSIALLVAIALRIDAGNLMNKEEGTQYMENIFPLYTLFAYAVLHMLMYAANIYFWRRYHVNYPFIFGFKRGTELGYREVFLLSTGLAVLASAGFLANLHLDMDSSTHGYKTVSKMVPLSLVTFVLVITFCPFNIIYRSSRFFFIKRVFRCICAPLYPVTLPDFLLADQLTSQVQAFRSFELYICYYGLGEYSRRQNRCHRHEVYNTFYFIVAVIPYWLRFLQCIRRFYEDKDAMHGYNGLKYFLTIVAVIIRTAFELKKRIAWMVFALVSSAIAVTMNTYWDIVVDWGLLQRKSRNRLLRDKLLISRNS
- the LOC109022085 gene encoding phosphate transporter PHO1 homolog 10-like isoform X4; protein product: MKFGKEFKKQKVPEWTEVYMDYNGLKRILREVMRYKQSLLHPALMHNRASQQKQITFMDSTAFSTAQHLQSSNLNQSKTDVENQVIDVDTLQRDGSKKIYKTMFLGRSEDGGDVETMFFAKLDEQLNKVNTFYKDKVKALIHEATLLNKQMDALIALRIKVRNPHLNRSNLKIRRSLSNAALRMPPTNITSKGDKSSGKEHMGLTPEVDTIYDHKKDESTAEKELNSARTTGCSTDHGEQVRNHDYQQDPLKILDHVKINNTLDSPISTIRGVFKDSKEQDLSFNKEELRRVEEQLRHAFIEFYNKLRLLKHYSFMNLSAFSKIMKKYEKITSRRATRSYMKIVDNSYLGNSDEVSWISVTSLLERVEGIFIKNFSNSNRRKGMESLRPKAKREKHSVTFLSGFFSGCSIALLVAIALRIDAGNLMNKEEGTQYMENIFPLYTLFAYAVLHMLMYAANIYFWRRYHVNYPFIFGFKRGTELGYREVFLLSTGLAVLASAGFLANLHLDMDSSTHGYKTVSKMVPLSLVTFVLVITFCPFNIIYRSSRFFFIKRVFRCICAPLYPVTLPDFLLADQLTSQVQAFRSFELYICYYGLGEYSRRQNRCHRHEVYNTFYFIVAVIPYWLRFLQWLDCCLGLWRPKCAFVDFTKTKMQCTGTMV